The following are encoded together in the Bos mutus isolate GX-2022 chromosome 3, NWIPB_WYAK_1.1, whole genome shotgun sequence genome:
- the HES6 gene encoding transcription cofactor HES-6 isoform X1 — protein MAPLLAPGRDRAGREDEDGCEARGDRKARKPLVEKKRRARINESLQELRLLLAGAEVQAKLENAEVLELTVRRVQGALRGRAREREQLQAEASERFAAGYIQCMHEVHTFVSTCQAIDATVAAELLNHLLESMPLREGSSFRDLLGDALSAPPAAPGRSNWLVGGALESPLPSPRGSGDDQSSDLEEVPEAELSRAPPAEGTDSVPAALGSLTSARLAQSVWRPW, from the exons ATGGCCCCGCTCCTGGCGCCGGGCCGGGACCGCGCGGGCAGGGAGGATGAGGACGGCTGCGAGGCGCGCGGGGACCGCAAG GCCCGGAAGCCCCTGGTGGAGAAGAAGCGGCGTGCACGGATCAACGAGAGCCTGCAggagctgcggctgctgctggcGGGCGCCGAG GTGCAGGCCAAGCTAGAGAACGCCGAGGTGCTGGAGCTCACGGTGCGGCGCGTGCAAGGCGCGCTGCGGGGCCGGGCGCGCG AGCGCGAGCAGCTGCAAGCGGAAGCCAGCGAGCGCTTCGCCGCCGGCTACATCCAGTGCATGCACGAAGTGCACACGTTCGTGTCCACGTGCCAGGCCATTGACGCTACCGTCGCCGCCGAGCTCCTGAACCACCTGCTCGAGTCCATGCCGCTGCGCGAGGGCAGCAGCTTCCGCGATCTGCTGGGGGACGCCCTGTCCGCGCCGCCCGCAGCTCCCGGGCGGAGCAACTGGCTCGTAGGAGGCGCCCTGGAGTCCCCGCTGCCCAGCCCTCGGGGCTCCGGGGACGACCAGTCCTCAGACCTGGAGGAGGTCCCCGAGGCTGAACTGAGCCGGGCCCCGCCTGCCGAGGGGACTGACTCGGTCCCCGCAGCCCTGGGCAGCCTGACCTCTGCCCGCTTGGCCCAGAGTGTCTGGAGGCCTTGGTGA
- the HES6 gene encoding transcription cofactor HES-6 isoform X2, which translates to MAPLLAPGRDRAGREDEDGCEARGDRKARKPLVEKKRRARINESLQELRLLLAGAEVQAKLENAEVLELTSASSCKRKPASASPPATSSACTKCTRSCPRARPLTLPSPPSS; encoded by the exons ATGGCCCCGCTCCTGGCGCCGGGCCGGGACCGCGCGGGCAGGGAGGATGAGGACGGCTGCGAGGCGCGCGGGGACCGCAAG GCCCGGAAGCCCCTGGTGGAGAAGAAGCGGCGTGCACGGATCAACGAGAGCCTGCAggagctgcggctgctgctggcGGGCGCCGAG GTGCAGGCCAAGCTAGAGAACGCCGAGGTGCTGGAGCTCACG AGCGCGAGCAGCTGCAAGCGGAAGCCAGCGAGCGCTTCGCCGCCGGCTACATCCAGTGCATGCACGAAGTGCACACGTTCGTGTCCACGTGCCAGGCCATTGACGCTACCGTCGCCGCCGAGCTCCTGA